The proteins below are encoded in one region of Puntigrus tetrazona isolate hp1 chromosome 5, ASM1883169v1, whole genome shotgun sequence:
- the LOC122346201 gene encoding trichoplein keratin filament-binding protein: protein HGSADALVSLAGSRAGPGAAAGAGGSLEAAVGAELPVLQRAGGPQQQAGAVELTPVLPAQYVGISAGANEGGEAAETAGAQGASEDDAPGRERPVGGRAQKRSSRQRHADQTAGGENGCPPVCQRREEEKSCTGAAKGTLEAEQPRTEEGGDRAAQRSRCEPVAGSTAGEKRADEKTQEEKLRFENEYERTRREALERMKEEEEKRRQEERKRAEDLRKQMEELSLREQEAERLKQEQEALMSQRWELEKLEDERKRMEESRRKTEFGHFLTRQYRAQLKRRAQQVQEELEADGKILAALLEGEVEEQRLEKARRQRAVADAAWMKRVIEEQLQLEREREAEFDILYREEAQRVWEKREAEWEKERRARERLMREVLTGRQQQLEERMKENRLAREESLQRREELIQQLERERLTRRQERDQQEGARSARMLEINAQVEQRRREQWEELQRQEQEELREREELRQQEEELHLETERMVRQGYKERIHSRPRSAWT, encoded by the exons CATGGCTCTGCCGACGCTCTCGTCTCGCTGGCCGGGTCGAGAGCGGGACCTGGTGCGGCAGCGGGAGCAGGAGGCTCGCTGGAGGCAGCAGTGGGAGCTGAACTCCCGGTACTTCAGAGAGCAGGAGGTCCGCAGCAGCAAGCAGGCGCAGTGGAGCTCACGCCAGTCCTTCCAGCGCAG TATGTCGGCATTTCAGCGGGAGCGAATGAAGGAGGAGAAGCAGCGGAGACTGCAGGAGCGCAGGGAGCGTCTGAGGACGATGCTCCAGGAAGAGAGAGACCAGTTGGAGGCCGAGCTCAGAAACGTTCGTCCAGACAGAGACACGCTGACCAGACAGCTGGTGGAGAAAACGGATGCCCTCCGGTCTGccagagaagagaggaggaaaaat cTTGCACAGGAGCTGCTAAAGGAACACTGGAAGCAGAACAACCCAGAACTGAGGAAG GTGGAGACAGAGCTGCACAAAGATCACGTTGTGAGCCGGTGGCAGGTTCAACAGCAGGAGAAAAACGG GCTGATGAGAAAACTCAGGAGGAGAAACTGCGTTTTGAGAATGAGTATGAGAGGACGAGACGAGAGGCTCTGgagagaatgaaagaagaagaggagaagagaagacAAGAGGAAAGGAAGCGAGCCGAAGACCTCCGTAAACAGATGGAGGAGCTCAGTCTACGAGAACAGGAA gCTGAGCGCCTTAAGCAGGAACAGGAAGCTCTAATGTCTCAACGCTGGGAGCTTGAGAAGCTAGAGGATGAGAGGAAGAGGATGGAGGAAAGCAGGAGGAAAACTGAATTTGG GCATTTCTTGACTCGTCAGTACCGTGCTCAGCTGAAAAGGAGAGCACAGCAGGTGCAGGAGGAACTG GAGGCAGACGGCAAGATCCTGGCCGCGCTGCTGGAGGGAGAAGTGGAGGAGCAGAGACTGGAGAAAGCCAGGAGACAGAGAGCCGTCGCCGACGCCGCCTGGATGAAGAGAGTCATCGAGGAGCAGCTCCAGCTGGAGAGGGAGCGGGAGGCAgagtttgatattttgtatcG GGAGGAAGCTCAGCGTGTTTGGGAGAAGAGAGAGGCGGAGTGGGAGAAGGAGAGGAGAGCCAGAGAGAGACTCATGCGGGAG GTCCTGACAGGACGTCAGCAGCAGCTGGAGGAACGAATGAAGGAGAACAGACTGGCCAGGGAGGAGTCTCTGCAGAGGAGAGAAGAGCTGATCCAGCAGCTGGAGCGAGAGAGACTCACCCGACGGCAGGAGAGGGATCAGCAGGAAGGAGCCCGCTCCGCTCGCATGCTGGAGATCAACGCACAG GTGGAGCAGAGGCGCAGGGAACAGTGGGAGGAGCTGCAGAGACAAGAGCAAGAAGAACTACGAGAGAGGGAGGAGCTTAGGCAGCAGGAGGAGGAGCTTCATCTTGAGACAGAGAGAATGGTTCGGCAGGGCTACAAGGAGAGA ATTCACAGCAGACCCCGGTCAGCATGGACATGA